The following proteins come from a genomic window of Methylorubrum populi:
- a CDS encoding lysine-2,3-aminomutase-like protein has protein sequence MSAALKTTAALARAGLVEAEALPALEQVAARYAVSVTADMAELIDRDDPGDPIARQFVPRAEEIETRAEERADPIGDDAHAPVPGIVHRYPDRVLLKPLHVCPVYCRFCFRRERVGPTGHGSLSEAELAGAFRYIAERPEIWEVVVTGGDPFALSPRRLGEIAAALGAIPHVRVLRFHTRVPVVEPARVDAALVAALKTFPSAVFVALHANHPREFTPAARAAIARLVDAGVPMVSQSVLLRGVNDDAATLETLMRRFVENRIKPYYLHHGDLAPGTGHLRTGLPEGQALMRSLRGRLSGLAQPLYVLDIPGGHGKVPVGPGYLEESDGAWQVIDPSGTVHAYPPEDTDEDQG, from the coding sequence GTGAGCGCTGCCTTGAAGACCACGGCGGCGCTGGCCCGGGCCGGGCTGGTGGAGGCCGAAGCCCTCCCGGCCCTAGAGCAGGTCGCGGCGCGCTACGCGGTCTCGGTGACGGCCGACATGGCCGAGCTGATCGACCGGGACGATCCCGGCGATCCGATCGCCCGACAGTTCGTGCCCCGTGCGGAGGAGATCGAGACGCGGGCGGAAGAGCGTGCCGATCCGATCGGCGACGACGCGCACGCGCCGGTGCCCGGCATCGTCCACCGCTATCCCGACCGGGTGCTGCTGAAGCCGCTCCATGTTTGCCCGGTCTATTGCCGCTTCTGCTTCCGCCGCGAGCGCGTCGGACCCACCGGACACGGCTCGCTGAGCGAGGCGGAGCTGGCGGGAGCCTTCCGCTACATCGCCGAACGCCCGGAGATCTGGGAGGTGGTGGTGACGGGGGGCGACCCCTTCGCCCTCTCGCCCCGGCGGCTCGGGGAGATCGCCGCGGCGCTCGGCGCGATCCCGCATGTGCGGGTGCTGCGCTTTCACACTCGCGTGCCGGTGGTGGAGCCCGCCCGCGTCGATGCGGCTCTGGTCGCGGCCCTCAAAACGTTTCCCAGCGCGGTGTTCGTGGCGCTCCACGCCAACCATCCACGCGAGTTCACGCCGGCGGCGCGGGCGGCCATCGCCCGGCTCGTCGATGCCGGGGTCCCGATGGTGAGCCAGAGCGTGCTCCTGCGCGGCGTCAACGATGACGCGGCGACGCTCGAGACCCTGATGCGGCGCTTCGTCGAGAACCGCATCAAGCCCTACTATCTCCATCACGGCGATCTCGCGCCCGGCACCGGCCATCTGCGCACCGGACTGCCCGAGGGGCAGGCGCTGATGCGAAGCCTGCGCGGGCGCCTCTCCGGCCTCGCCCAGCCGCTCTACGTGCTCGATATCCCCGGCGGCCACGGCAAGGTGCCGGTCGGACCGGGCTATCTGGAGGAATCGGACGGCGCGTGGCAGGTGATCGATCCGAGCGGGACCGTGCACGCCTATCCGCCCGAGGATACCGACGAGGACCAGGGATGA
- the epmA gene encoding EF-P lysine aminoacylase EpmA produces the protein MSHESSPWWHPGLHADRRPLLLTRNRILAGMRAWFAARDFVEVEAAALQVSPGNEAHLSAFATEAILPDGGREPLYLHTSPEFACKKLLAAGEPRLFSLAHVFRNRERGALHHPEFTMLEWYRAGEDYEALMADAAALMALAAEIAGAKRLTFRGREADPFAPCERLTLAEAFHRFAAIDLLATIAPDGATDRDRLADAVMTRGLRVAPDDTWADLFSRVLVGLIEPHLGQGRPTILCEYPVSEAALARPSPRDPRVAERFELYACGVELANAFGELTDPAEQRRRFEAEMAEKARVYGERYPIDEEFLEALAAMPEASGIALGVDRLVMLATGAPRIDDVIWTPVTRGRSR, from the coding sequence GTGAGTCATGAGTCATCGCCCTGGTGGCATCCCGGCCTCCACGCGGATCGCCGGCCGCTGCTGCTCACCCGCAACCGCATCCTCGCGGGAATGCGCGCGTGGTTCGCGGCCCGCGACTTCGTTGAGGTGGAGGCCGCCGCGCTCCAGGTCTCGCCGGGCAACGAGGCGCATCTCTCCGCCTTCGCCACGGAAGCCATCCTGCCCGATGGCGGACGCGAGCCGCTCTATCTCCACACCTCGCCGGAATTCGCCTGCAAGAAGCTGCTCGCGGCGGGGGAGCCACGCCTGTTCAGCCTCGCCCACGTCTTCCGCAACCGCGAGCGCGGGGCGCTGCACCATCCCGAGTTCACGATGCTCGAATGGTACCGGGCGGGCGAGGATTACGAGGCGCTGATGGCGGACGCCGCGGCGCTGATGGCGCTCGCCGCCGAGATCGCGGGCGCCAAGCGGCTGACCTTCCGCGGACGCGAGGCCGATCCATTCGCGCCCTGCGAGCGCCTGACTTTGGCCGAGGCGTTCCACCGCTTCGCCGCCATCGACCTTCTTGCCACCATCGCGCCCGACGGCGCCACCGACCGCGACCGGCTCGCCGACGCGGTAATGACCCGCGGCCTGCGGGTGGCCCCGGACGACACCTGGGCCGACCTGTTCAGCCGTGTCCTCGTCGGACTGATCGAGCCGCATCTCGGTCAGGGGCGCCCGACCATCCTGTGCGAATATCCGGTGAGCGAGGCGGCGCTCGCCCGGCCGAGTCCGCGCGACCCGCGCGTCGCCGAGCGGTTCGAGCTCTACGCCTGCGGCGTCGAACTCGCCAATGCCTTCGGCGAGCTCACCGACCCGGCCGAGCAGCGCCGCCGCTTCGAGGCGGAGATGGCCGAGAAGGCCCGGGTCTACGGCGAGCGCTACCCCATCGACGAGGAGTTCCTGGAGGCGCTGGCGGCGATGCCGGAGGCCAGCGGCATCGCGCTCGGCGTCGACCGTCTGGTGATGCTGGCAACCGGTGCGCCGCGTATCGACGACGTGATCTGGACGCCGGTCACCCGGGGGCGCTCGCGGTGA
- the efp gene encoding elongation factor P encodes MKVIASTLRKGNVVDKDGKLYVILTAENIHPGKGTPVTQLDMRRITDGVKISERYRTTEQVERAFVEDRDHTFLYQDGEGYHFMNPENYEQLAVPEDVVGDAAPYLQEGMVVTLSTHNGVPLAIELPQRVTLEIVETEPVTKGQTASSSYKPAILSNGVKTSVPPHITTGTRVVIMTADGSYVERAKD; translated from the coding sequence GTGAAAGTGATTGCCAGTACCCTTCGCAAGGGCAACGTCGTCGACAAGGACGGCAAGCTCTACGTCATCCTGACGGCTGAGAACATCCACCCCGGCAAGGGTACGCCGGTGACGCAGCTCGACATGCGCCGCATTACCGACGGCGTGAAGATCTCCGAGCGCTACCGCACCACCGAGCAGGTCGAGCGCGCCTTCGTCGAGGATCGCGACCACACCTTCCTCTACCAGGACGGCGAGGGGTACCACTTCATGAATCCCGAGAACTACGAGCAGCTCGCGGTTCCGGAGGACGTGGTCGGCGATGCCGCTCCCTACCTGCAGGAAGGCATGGTGGTGACGCTCTCGACCCATAACGGCGTGCCGCTGGCGATCGAGCTGCCCCAGCGCGTGACGCTCGAGATCGTCGAGACCGAACCGGTGACCAAGGGTCAGACGGCCTCTTCGTCCTACAAGCCGGCCATCCTCTCGAACGGCGTGAAGACCAGCGTCCCGCCGCACATCACCACCGGCACCCGCGTCGTCATCATGACGGCGGACGGCTCCTACGTGGAGCGCGCCAAGGACTGA
- a CDS encoding heparan-alpha-glucosaminide N-acetyltransferase: MSAPSPSTLPRPSRRIDAVDLARGAALAAMAAYHGLWDLGFLQLTPLNYALTPIGRLAAHGIAGSFLLLVGVGLVLANGDGVRWRPFALRLARIGGAAVLITVATRIAFPQSYIFFGILHCIAVSSLLGLPFVFLPASVAGLGAFAVMLAPRFVAHPLLDLPEFYFLGLGRGLPDSNDWVPLFPWFGMVLAGIALARLLRPALAGSALARWRARDAVARGAVFAGRHSLAVYLIHQPVLLALFTGLVTLTGPHPKAGLASFRKDYVAHCTRTGGEAGACRIAARCTADALRQEGLWGSGKPYSAEERARAQSLSQRCYEAAEGTAPPP; the protein is encoded by the coding sequence ATGTCTGCCCCCTCCCCGTCCACGCTGCCCCGTCCGAGCCGGCGGATCGACGCCGTCGACCTCGCCCGCGGCGCGGCGCTCGCGGCGATGGCGGCCTATCACGGGCTGTGGGATCTCGGTTTCCTGCAGCTCACCCCCCTGAACTACGCGTTGACGCCGATCGGGCGGCTGGCGGCCCACGGCATTGCCGGCTCGTTCCTGCTCCTGGTGGGCGTCGGCCTCGTGCTTGCCAACGGCGACGGTGTGCGCTGGCGGCCCTTCGCCCTGCGGCTTGCCCGCATCGGCGGCGCAGCGGTGCTGATCACGGTGGCGACGCGGATCGCCTTCCCGCAGAGCTACATCTTCTTCGGCATCCTGCACTGCATCGCCGTCTCGAGTCTTCTGGGACTGCCGTTCGTGTTCCTGCCGGCCTCGGTCGCGGGGCTCGGCGCCTTCGCCGTGATGCTCGCGCCGCGATTCGTGGCCCATCCCCTGCTCGACTTGCCGGAATTCTATTTTCTCGGCCTGGGTCGCGGACTGCCCGACAGCAACGACTGGGTGCCGTTGTTCCCCTGGTTCGGGATGGTGCTCGCCGGAATCGCCCTCGCCCGGCTGCTTCGGCCGGCCCTGGCCGGATCGGCTCTCGCCCGCTGGCGGGCCCGTGATGCCGTCGCGCGCGGGGCGGTCTTTGCCGGGCGGCACAGCCTTGCCGTCTATCTCATCCACCAGCCGGTGCTGCTCGCCCTTTTCACCGGCCTCGTGACGCTGACGGGGCCGCACCCGAAGGCGGGGCTCGCGAGCTTCCGCAAGGACTACGTGGCGCACTGCACCCGCACGGGCGGCGAGGCGGGCGCCTGCCGGATTGCCGCCCGCTGTACGGCCGATGCCCTGCGGCAGGAGGGGCTCTGGGGCTCCGGCAAACCCTATTCTGCGGAGGAGCGGGCCAGGGCGCAGAGTCTCTCGCAGCGCTGCTACGAGGCCGCGGAAGGCACCGCGCCGCCGCCGTAA
- a CDS encoding cold-shock protein, whose product MPDIRDRATERESEDERPSELVEIAGHIKWFDVSKGFGFIVPDDGSADVLLHITCLRRDGHQAASEGARIVVEAVQRARGWQAFRVVSLDQSTALHPSELPMARTHVSVTPTSGLEVAVVKWFNRLRGFGFLSRGDGTPDIFVHMETLRRYGIAELKPGEQVLVRYGDGSKGAMAAEVRLVDGALPASH is encoded by the coding sequence ATGCCGGATATCCGCGACCGCGCGACCGAGCGCGAGAGCGAGGACGAGCGCCCGTCAGAGCTCGTGGAGATCGCCGGGCACATCAAGTGGTTCGACGTCTCGAAGGGGTTCGGCTTCATCGTGCCGGATGACGGATCGGCGGACGTCCTGCTGCACATCACCTGCCTTCGCCGGGACGGCCACCAGGCCGCGAGCGAGGGCGCGCGGATCGTGGTCGAGGCGGTCCAGCGCGCCCGCGGCTGGCAGGCCTTCCGGGTCGTCTCTCTGGACCAGTCCACCGCACTCCACCCCTCCGAACTGCCGATGGCGCGCACGCATGTGAGCGTGACGCCGACGAGCGGCCTGGAAGTCGCGGTGGTGAAGTGGTTCAACCGCCTGCGCGGCTTCGGCTTTCTCAGCCGCGGCGACGGCACGCCGGACATCTTCGTCCACATGGAGACCCTGCGCCGCTACGGCATCGCCGAGCTGAAGCCCGGCGAGCAGGTACTGGTGCGCTACGGCGACGGCTCGAAGGGTGCTATGGCGGCGGAAGTCCGCCTCGTCGACGGGGCGCTTCCGGCCTCCCATTGA
- a CDS encoding DUF192 domain-containing protein: MTVTRVPVFRSVPKLFLAACLVALAAVTSPLPLRAQDASPAAQAATEPLGIVARNGRHAFQVEVMRTDAQRAKGLMYRRSMAADHGMLFDFERPAPATMWMKNTYLSLDMVFIRSDGSIARIAADTEPLSTKVISSGEPVLAVLELNAGTAAKLGIRAGDRVEHPMFKR, encoded by the coding sequence TTGACGGTGACCCGCGTGCCCGTGTTCCGATCCGTGCCCAAGCTCTTTCTCGCCGCCTGCCTCGTCGCTCTCGCGGCGGTGACATCGCCGCTGCCGCTCCGGGCCCAGGACGCATCGCCCGCCGCGCAAGCCGCGACCGAACCGCTCGGCATCGTCGCCAGGAACGGCCGCCACGCCTTCCAGGTGGAGGTGATGCGAACCGACGCGCAGCGCGCCAAGGGGTTGATGTACCGCCGCTCCATGGCCGCCGACCACGGCATGCTGTTCGATTTCGAGCGGCCGGCGCCGGCCACGATGTGGATGAAGAACACCTACCTGTCGCTCGACATGGTGTTCATCCGCTCCGACGGCTCGATCGCCCGGATCGCCGCCGACACCGAACCGCTCTCGACCAAGGTGATCTCGTCGGGCGAGCCGGTCCTGGCCGTGCTGGAACTCAACGCCGGCACCGCGGCCAAGCTCGGCATCCGCGCCGGCGACCGGGTCGAACACCCGATGTTCAAGCGCTGA